From Klebsiella electrica, the proteins below share one genomic window:
- a CDS encoding helix-turn-helix domain-containing protein — protein MDTDLNQHIDALIKIPATIRQIRFASDHRPASGHVQKVDFPRLEVMLEGQLHDAGIKADPPVLSRHDVLFIPAGGWHSPRWQSPCTVLSIVFGKQQLELTLTRWNGSTLNVEDKLQVPRRGPRTGSFLLQALSEMQMQPQEQHTARYIVISLLSHCADLLGSQVHTASRSQALFEAIRKYIDARFAEPLTRESVAQEFYLSPNYLSHLFQKCGPMGFNEYLNHIRLEQARMLLKGHDMKIKDVAHACGFVDSNYFCRLFRKNTERSPSEYRRQYHSQLTEKPR, from the coding sequence ATGGATACCGATCTCAACCAACACATCGACGCGTTAATCAAAATCCCGGCAACGATCCGGCAGATCCGATTTGCCAGTGACCATCGCCCGGCTTCCGGTCACGTGCAGAAGGTTGATTTCCCACGCCTCGAAGTCATGCTTGAAGGGCAGCTTCACGATGCCGGCATCAAAGCCGATCCGCCCGTACTGTCCCGGCACGACGTGCTGTTTATTCCCGCCGGCGGATGGCATTCACCCCGTTGGCAGTCGCCCTGTACCGTCCTGAGTATTGTGTTTGGCAAGCAACAGTTAGAGCTCACCCTGACGCGCTGGAACGGCAGTACGTTGAATGTTGAGGATAAGCTTCAGGTACCGCGCCGCGGCCCCCGGACGGGCTCCTTCCTGCTCCAGGCGCTCAGTGAGATGCAGATGCAACCGCAGGAACAACACACCGCGCGATACATCGTTATCAGCCTGTTGAGCCACTGCGCCGATCTGCTTGGCAGCCAGGTGCACACCGCCTCCCGAAGCCAGGCGCTGTTTGAGGCGATCCGCAAATATATCGACGCTCGTTTTGCCGAACCGTTAACCCGCGAATCGGTGGCGCAGGAATTTTATCTCTCGCCAAACTATCTCTCCCATCTGTTCCAGAAATGCGGGCCTATGGGGTTCAACGAGTATCTGAATCACATCCGCCTTGAGCAGGCCCGCATGCTGTTAAAAGGCCACGACATGAAAATTAAAGATGTCGCTCACGCCTGTGGTTTTGTCGACAGCAACTATTTCTGCCGTCTGTTTCGCAAGAATACCGAGCGTTCTCCCTCCGAGTATCGCCGCCAGTATCACAGCCAGTTGACGGAGAAGCCGCGCTAA
- the fsa gene encoding fructose-6-phosphate aldolase: MELYLDTANVAEVERLARIYPLAGVTTNPSIIAAGKTPVWDVLPRLQKAIGPDGTLFAQTMSRDAEGMVAEAKRLSNAVPGIVVKIPVTAEGLAAIKLLKKEGIPTLGTAVYSAAQGLLAALAGAKYVAPYVNRVDAQGGDGIRMVQELQSLLEQHAPGSKVLAASFKTPRQALDCLLTGCEAITLPLDVAQHMLGTPAVESAIEKFEQDWNNAFGNLNL, from the coding sequence ATGGAACTCTATCTGGACACCGCGAACGTCGCAGAAGTTGAACGTCTGGCGCGCATCTATCCGCTGGCCGGCGTGACCACCAACCCGAGCATTATCGCCGCAGGCAAAACGCCTGTCTGGGATGTTCTCCCGCGCCTGCAAAAGGCCATTGGACCCGATGGAACGCTGTTTGCTCAGACCATGAGCCGCGATGCTGAGGGCATGGTGGCGGAAGCCAAACGACTGAGTAACGCCGTTCCGGGCATCGTGGTTAAAATCCCGGTCACCGCTGAAGGCCTCGCCGCTATCAAATTACTGAAAAAAGAAGGCATCCCGACGCTGGGTACCGCGGTCTATAGCGCCGCACAGGGGCTGCTGGCAGCGCTGGCGGGCGCAAAATATGTTGCCCCTTACGTCAACCGCGTCGATGCCCAGGGGGGAGACGGGATTCGCATGGTGCAGGAGCTGCAATCCCTGCTGGAGCAGCATGCGCCAGGAAGCAAAGTGCTGGCCGCCAGCTTTAAAACCCCGCGTCAGGCGCTGGATTGCCTGCTGACCGGCTGCGAAGCAATCACCCTCCCCTTAGACGTCGCGCAACACATGCTCGGCACCCCTGCGGTAGAGTCAGCCATAGAGAAATTTGAACAAGACTGGAATAACGCTTTTGGCAATCTGAACCTGTAA
- the zinT gene encoding metal-binding protein ZinT yields the protein MTKKISALALGVGMLLASAQTFAHGHHSHGPALTEAEVKASEGIFADADVKDRALSDWDGIWQSVNPYLLNGDLDPVLEQKAKKAGGKSVTEYREYYKKGYATDVDQIGIEDNVMEFHVGKAVNACKYTYSGYKILTYTSGKKGVRYLFECQQAESKAPKFVQFSDHTIGPRKSQHFHIFMGNDSQEALLKEMDNWPTYYPYALHKEQIVDEMLHH from the coding sequence ATGACCAAAAAGATTTCTGCCCTTGCGCTGGGTGTTGGCATGCTGTTAGCCAGCGCTCAGACCTTTGCCCACGGCCACCATAGCCATGGCCCCGCGTTAACGGAAGCGGAGGTTAAGGCCAGCGAGGGTATTTTTGCCGATGCAGACGTTAAAGATCGGGCGCTAAGCGACTGGGACGGGATCTGGCAGTCGGTAAATCCGTATCTGCTGAATGGCGATTTGGATCCGGTACTGGAACAAAAAGCCAAAAAGGCGGGCGGCAAGAGCGTGACGGAATATCGGGAATATTATAAGAAGGGGTATGCCACCGACGTAGACCAGATTGGGATCGAAGATAACGTGATGGAGTTCCACGTTGGCAAGGCCGTTAATGCCTGTAAATACACCTATTCCGGCTATAAGATCCTGACCTATACTTCCGGCAAGAAGGGGGTGCGTTACCTGTTCGAATGCCAGCAGGCGGAGTCAAAAGCGCCGAAATTTGTTCAGTTCAGCGATCATACGATTGGACCGCGCAAATCACAGCATTTCCACATCTTTATGGGGAATGACTCGCAGGAGGCGCTGCTGAAAGAGATGGATAACTGGCCGACCTATTATCCTTATGCGCTGCATAAAGAGCAGATTGTCGACGAAATGCTGCACCATTAA